The following DNA comes from Armatimonadota bacterium.
CGATGAGCAGGAGCCGGCCGTCCCGCAGCCCGAACTCGAACTTGCTATCCGCCAGGATCAATCCCCGCTCGTATGCGGCGTCGTGCAGGAACCGATAGAGCGAAAGGCTCACCTCCCGCAGGCGCGCGGCTAGCCCTTCTCCCACCGCTTCCGCCAAGACCTCAAAGGATACGTTCTCGTCGTGCCCGGTCTCGTTCTTGGTGGCGGGAGTGAAAATAGGCTCCGGAAGCCGCTCCCCCTCCCGCAACCCCCGCGGAAGCTGGATCCCGCATACCGCGCCCGTGCGGACGTAGTCCCGCCACCCGCTTCCCGCCAGATACCCCCGCACCACGCATTCAAAGGGGAGGCGCTCCGCCCGCCACACGAGCATGGTGCGATCCCGCAGCGCCGCAAGGGCCTCCACGGGCTCGCCCAGGGCCTCTGCGATGGCCTCGAGGTCCGTGGTGATGAGGTGGTTGGGGATGAGGGAGGTGGTGCGGGAAAACCAGAAGGCCGAAAGCTGCGTGAGCACCTTGCCCCGATCCGGGACGGGGGTGGGGAGCACGCAGTCGAAGGCGCTCAGACGGTCCGTGGCCACCACGAGCAGGCGTCCCCCCAGGTCGTAGACATCCCGCACCTTACCCCGAAAGAGCAGGGGGATCCGCAGGGCAGCGGCGTTCAAGGCGCTCCCTCCTCCTTGGGTGGAATCCCTACCCGGCGCAGGATCTCGTCCACGTGCGCGAGGTACGGCGCGGGGTCGAAGCATGACCGCAGGGCCGCCTCATCCGCGTGTGACCGGATGACCGGATCCTCCAACAGTGCCCGCAGGAAGGCATCCGGCGTCCGGTGCGCATCCTCCTCGACCCGGAAGGCGGCCCGTTGCAGGGCCCGGTACGCCTCCTCCCGGGGCATGCCCCGCTCCACCAAGTGGAGCAGAACCCGGTGGGAATACACGAGGCCGCCCGTGCGGTCCAGGTTGCGGCGCATGTTCTCCGGATACACCCGGAGGTTCTCGAGGATGTAGCGCAGCTGCCGCAGGGCGTAGTGGAGGAGGGTGGTAGCACCGGGCAGGGTGATGCGCTCGTTGCTGGAATGGCTGATGTCCCGTTCCCCCCACAGGGCCTCGTTCTCCAGGGCCACCAAGCTCATGGCCCGCAGCATCCGTGCGAGCCCCGTGATCCGCTCGCACAGGATGGGGTTGCGCTTGTGGGGCATGGCGCTACTTCCCGTCTGGCCCGCCTCAAAGGGCTCCTCCACCTCGTGGATCTCCGTGCGCTGGAGGTTGCGGATCTCCGTGGCGATCCGCTCGAGGGTTCCCGCGGTGATGGCGATGGCACACAGGAGCTCCGCGTGCCGGTCCCGCGAAACGATCTGGGTGGCGACCGTCTCCGGCATCAGGTTCAACCGCTCGCACACGTACGCCTCCACCCACGGCCCCAGGTGCGCGTAGTTGCCCACCTCCCCCGACAGCTTCCCCACCCGCACCGCCTCCCGGGCCCGCTCCAGGCGCCCGCGGTTGCGCCGCATCTCCGCGAGCCAGCTAGCCACCTTGAGCCCAAAGGTAATGGGTTCCGCCACCATCCCATGGGTGCGCCCCGACATCAGGGCGGTGCGGTACCGGTCCGCGAGGGACGTCAACCCCTCCAGGACCCGATCCAGTTCCTGCAGGAGCAGGTCCGTGGCCCGCACGAGCAACACCGCGGCGGCGGTATCCACCACATCGCTGGATCCCAGTCCCCGGTGCAGGTAGCGGGCGTCATCCCCGAGATCCTGGCTGACCACTTCCACGAAGGCCACCACGTCGTGGCGGGTGCGCCGCTCCACTTCCCGCACCCGTTCGGGGTCAGGCGTCCGGGCCCGGGCCCGCAGGCGGGCCGCCACCTCCTGGGGGATGAGCCCCTGCGCGGCCTGGGCCTCCGCGGCCAGCAGCTCCACCTCGAGCCAGGTGGCGAGCTTGGTGCGCTCGCTCCACAGATCCGCCATCTCCGGAGTGGTGTACCGGGGGATCACAGGACACCTTCCGGGGTGTAGATGGTGTGCTCCCGCCGGGCCCCGGTGCCGATCAGGGTGACCGGCACTCCGCACACCTCCTGGATGCGACGCACGAAGGCCCGGGCCTGGGGAGGGAGGTCCGAGAAGCGGGCGATCCCGGAGGTGGAGGTGCGCCACCCTGCAAGCTCTTCGTATACGGGCCGCACCCGCTCCAGCACGGGGGTAGGCGGGACTGTCTCCAGGAGCTTGCCGTCGAGCTCGTAGGCCACACAGATCCGGACGCGGTCGAAGGCATCGAGCACATCGAGCTTCATGAGGCCCAGCTCCGTGCAGCCATTCAGCCGAGCCGCGAACCGGGCAGCCACGCCGTCGAACCACCCGCACCGCCGGGGGCGGCCCGTGGTGGCCCCATACTCCCCTCCCAGCTCCCGCAGCCGATCCCCCACCTCTCCCTGCTCCTCCGTGGGCAGAGGGCCGGATCCCACCGCGGTGGTGTATGCCTTCACCACGCCCACGACGCGGGTGATGCGGTGCGGCGGGATCCCCGCCCCCGCGCACGCCCCTCCCGCTAGGGTGGTGGAGGAGGTCACATAGGGATATTCCCCCCAGTCCAGGTCCCGCATGGCGCCCAGGTGCCCCTCCAGGAGAATGGATGCATCCTGCTCCAGGGCCTCCTGCACGACTTCGAATCCATCCACGATGTGGGGCCGGAGGCGTTCCGCCCACCCTCGCAGCCGCCCACGCAGGACTTCGGCGTCCACCGGGGCCTGCCCGTAGAGGGCCTGCAGCAGGGCGTTCCGCCGCGCCAGGAGGACGCCGAGCTGCCGCTCGCAGAACTCCGGGTACAGGAGATCCCCGGCCCGCAGCCCGATGCGGGCGACCTTGTCCGCGTACGTGGGCCAGATGCCCTGGCGGGTGGTCCCGTGGGCCCGGGCCTCGTCCTCCGCCACGTCCATCTGCACGTGGAAGGGGAGGGTGAGATGGGCCCGATCGGAGAGGAGCAGTTCCCCGCGCAGGAGGTTTCGCC
Coding sequences within:
- a CDS encoding phosphoribosylaminoimidazolesuccinocarboxamide synthase codes for the protein MNAAALRIPLLFRGKVRDVYDLGGRLLVVATDRLSAFDCVLPTPVPDRGKVLTQLSAFWFSRTTSLIPNHLITTDLEAIAEALGEPVEALAALRDRTMLVWRAERLPFECVVRGYLAGSGWRDYVRTGAVCGIQLPRGLREGERLPEPIFTPATKNETGHDENVSFEVLAEAVGEGLAARLREVSLSLYRFLHDAAYERGLILADSKFEFGLRDGRLLLIDELGTPDSSRYWDREAYEARGERTSFDKQFVRDYLEEIGWDKRPPAPPLPPEVVEATRARYLEAYRRITGQVLPWEAR
- the purB gene encoding adenylosuccinate lyase, encoding MIPRYTTPEMADLWSERTKLATWLEVELLAAEAQAAQGLIPQEVAARLRARARTPDPERVREVERRTRHDVVAFVEVVSQDLGDDARYLHRGLGSSDVVDTAAAVLLVRATDLLLQELDRVLEGLTSLADRYRTALMSGRTHGMVAEPITFGLKVASWLAEMRRNRGRLERAREAVRVGKLSGEVGNYAHLGPWVEAYVCERLNLMPETVATQIVSRDRHAELLCAIAITAGTLERIATEIRNLQRTEIHEVEEPFEAGQTGSSAMPHKRNPILCERITGLARMLRAMSLVALENEALWGERDISHSSNERITLPGATTLLHYALRQLRYILENLRVYPENMRRNLDRTGGLVYSHRVLLHLVERGMPREEAYRALQRAAFRVEEDAHRTPDAFLRALLEDPVIRSHADEAALRSCFDPAPYLAHVDEILRRVGIPPKEEGAP
- a CDS encoding adenylosuccinate synthase; the protein is MPVTAVVGLHWGDEGKGKVIDLLAQRAQLVIRFNGGANAGHTIVNEWGTFRLHLIPSGIFNPGCRNLIGPGCVVNPEVLLREMEDLRGRNLLRGELLLSDRAHLTLPFHVQMDVAEDEARAHGTTRQGIWPTYADKVARIGLRAGDLLYPEFCERQLGVLLARRNALLQALYGQAPVDAEVLRGRLRGWAERLRPHIVDGFEVVQEALEQDASILLEGHLGAMRDLDWGEYPYVTSSTTLAGGACAGAGIPPHRITRVVGVVKAYTTAVGSGPLPTEEQGEVGDRLRELGGEYGATTGRPRRCGWFDGVAARFAARLNGCTELGLMKLDVLDAFDRVRICVAYELDGKLLETVPPTPVLERVRPVYEELAGWRTSTSGIARFSDLPPQARAFVRRIQEVCGVPVTLIGTGARREHTIYTPEGVL